The following DNA comes from Enterobacter sp. SA187.
TGCTGTGCAACAGGGTGTAGGTCAGATCAAACTGCGTACTCGCCCCTGGCTGGAGCTGCTTCACGCGTTTCTGCTCGCGCTCGATGGTCACCGGATAGGCAAAACTGGTGCCCGGCTCAATGCCGGTGACGTAGCCCTGTTTGAGGGTGTCGGTATTTTTCCATAGCGTCAGCACCGGCAACTGGCGGGTGTCGAACTGGATGGATGCGCCCTTATCACCCGCTTTGTTCACCACGGCCGCCAGCGTCTGATGATCTTCCCCTGCCAGCGGCTGAATGTTGAATACCATCTCGTCAAAGCCTTTGGTCGGCCCGGCGTAGGTCTGCCAGTTTTTCAGGCCCTCTTTGGCATAGTCATTGAACGGACTGATAGCGGACATCGGCGCGAGGAAGCGCGCGCCCTCTTCCAGGATCGGCATGCCGAAGTTGCTGTGATAGATGATCTGGTAATCGTGCGGATAGTCCGCATCGTTGGTCAGCACATCGTGCAGGCTGAAACTGTTGCTGCCCGGCACGTAGCGCAGCTCGGTCAGGGTCTGCAAATCCGCTTTCTTGAAGGTGCTCTCTTTAATCAACCCTCGAATGCGGATCTCATAGGGCGCGGCGTCCGCTACCTCGACTTCCACCTGCGAGGCGGGCGTATTCCCCGCTTTGCCATGGAGCGTATAGATTTGGCCGTCAGCGGTGACCGGATGACCGGTCCATTCGTAGCCGCAGCGCACCATCATTTCGTTGAAACCTTCCAGCCAGCCCAGCCCGTTACGGCTTTCCAGATTAATAAACGCCGGGTTAACCACCTCTTTCACCGGCGACTCCCAGCCCATTTTTGAGCCGAAGCCTTCCACACGCAGCAGATTCATACCGCGCGTCGGACTGAGGGTGATGGTAAGCCCGTCCTTACTGGTAAGGATGAGTATTTTACTCCCTTCCTGCTTACCGCCATGTAGCACTTTTTGCTCAATGCTGAAACTGTGATCTTTGACGTTCAGCTCCTGGCTGGAAATCTTCCAGTTTCCTTTTTCCACGCCCTGTTCAGCGCTGGTCAGCACCCAGGTTTTTGCCGCCACCTGTCCCGAAATCATTACTGCAAGCACCGTTAAAGCCAGTTTAATTTTCATTTTTCGTCCTTTTTGCTGAATCGATTATTGACTGACCCGCCCGAATCTACTGATTAGCAGGTTAAAGAAATGTGACGAGGTTCACCTGCCGGGAAAAGCAGCGTTTTTAAGGGAAATTATGTGGTTTTGATCGCATGAGGAATGAAAAATCCCCGCACGATTGCCGTAATTATGCGGGGTTGAACAGATAATGCTTTAACGATTCAGCGGCTAAACAGGCTGGCCGGGCACGGGTGTGGCGCGAAAGGCGTTAAGGCTGCGGTCCAGTATGACCTGGTGATCCGCCCCGGAATCCAGCACCGTATTGTGCGTGGCTGCGGACGCCACCAGCACGGCTGTCACCGCCAGCGCAACGCGGCGATCCGTTGCCAGCAAGGCCCCCACCTGGGTGGTAAAACAGGAGCCAGCGTCAGCAGACTGTTCAGCACCTGCTTCGCGGGTGGCGATGATATGATTACTAGCGATGTAATTCCCCTGCCCGACGACGAGATGAATGATCACCGGCCTTGTGTCCGGCGGTGTGCTAAGCGCCGTGTCGGGGGACGCAGAGATATGATTACCGATCACGGAATTGTGATCGCCATTGATATGCACCAGCCCGAAGCTGTCATCAAGGCCGTTATCGTAGCCCTGCATCGGCGGCCACGGCTCGCGGTCACGCAGCAAATGGTTGGCGGAAATCAGGTTCTCCGAGCAGTTATCTTCAAGGATCACCATGCCCGGATAAAAGGCGTGAAAACGGTTGCCGGTAATACTTGATCGCGCCACCCCCGAGAAATGCACGCTGCTTTT
Coding sequences within:
- a CDS encoding aldose 1-epimerase family protein, whose product is MKIKLALTVLAVMISGQVAAKTWVLTSAEQGVEKGNWKISSQELNVKDHSFSIEQKVLHGGKQEGSKILILTSKDGLTITLSPTRGMNLLRVEGFGSKMGWESPVKEVVNPAFINLESRNGLGWLEGFNEMMVRCGYEWTGHPVTADGQIYTLHGKAGNTPASQVEVEVADAAPYEIRIRGLIKESTFKKADLQTLTELRYVPGSNSFSLHDVLTNDADYPHDYQIIYHSNFGMPILEEGARFLAPMSAISPFNDYAKEGLKNWQTYAGPTKGFDEMVFNIQPLAGEDHQTLAAVVNKAGDKGASIQFDTRQLPVLTLWKNTDTLKQGYVTGIEPGTSFAYPVTIEREQKRVKQLQPGASTQFDLTYTLLHSSEQVADVEKKITAIQGETKIDENATPIAKE